Genomic window (Pseudostreptobacillus hongkongensis):
TTGCAGGAATGGATAAGTATTATCAACTTGCAAAATGTTTCAGAGATGAAGATTTAAGAGGAGATAGACAATTTGAGTTTACTCAACTTGATTTAGAAATGTCATTTATACATCAAGAAGATATATTAGAATTAGTTGAAAGATTAGCTAAAAAAGTTTTTAAAGATGTAACTGGTGAAGAAAAAAATGAAAAATTTGAAAGAATAACATATGATTATGCTATGAATAATTATGGTTCAGATAAACCAGATTTAAGATTTGATATGAAAATAAAGAACATATCAGATGTAGTAAATGGGAAAGGCTTTGTAGTATTTGATGAAGCAATTGCAAACGGTGGTAGTGTTAGAGCCTTAGTTTGCGAAGATAAAGAATTTTCAAGAAAGAAAATAAAAGATTTAGAAGATTTTGTTAAGGTTTATTATAAAGCAAAAGGGCTTGCATATATTAAAAAACTTGAAGATGGAAGTATAAATTCACCTATTTCTAAATTCTTTGATGAAGAAACTATGAATAATATAGTAAATTCATTAGAAATGAAAAATGGAGAAATTGCCTTTATACTATCAGATAAAAATAAATTAGTTTTAGATGCCCTAGGAGCTTTAAGATTAAAACTTGGTGATGAATTAGGATTAATTAATAAAGATGAATTTAAATTCTTATGGGTAGTAGATTTCCCTATGTTTGAATATTCTGAAGAAGAAGGTAGATATCTTGCACAACATCATCCATTTACTTCTCTTAAAAAAGAAGATGTTCAGTATCTATATTCAGGTGAACTTGAAAAAATTAAATCAGAATCTTATGATTTAGTTTTAAATGGTTATGAAATAGGTGGAGGATCTATAAGAATACATGATAGCCAGCTTCAATCAAAAGTATTTGATACATTAGGATTATCTAAAGAGGAACAACTTGATAAGTTTGGATTCTTCTTAGAAACACTAAGTTATGGAGTACCACCACATGGAGGGTTAGCTTTTGGTATAGATAGATGGTTAATGGCTATGCTTAAAGAAAATTCTATAAAAGAAGTAATACCATTCCCTAAAACTAATAAGGGTCAAGATTTATTAACAGGAGCACCAGCTGATATAGATAGAGCTCAACTTGAAAATGAATTGAAATTACAAAAAATAAATGAAGATAAATAATGTGTTAAGGATTAATTTCTAATAGAGATTAATCCTTTTTATTTATAAACAAAAAAGGACATAAGTCCTTAGCCAAGATACCGGAGTGATGTGGATTTGGTCGCCTTAAAAAGCACGTGGCAGTCATATATCTAATTATTATAAGATCCGTATAAGCTCTAAGTCAAATCGTGATTTCCTTAAGTATAAAAAGACAGGGACAACCCCAAATATAAAAAGTAAAGCCCAAAAAATATTTATCACTATTCCGTATATCCTCGCACATTTATTATAGCATATTATATATTTTTTTCAAGTCCTTGATAAAAAAATGTAATAAAGGTATACTATAGGTATATATAAATGAAAGTAGGAAACAAAATGGCTAAAATAAAAATATTAGATGAAAGTATTTCAAATATTATAGCTGCAGGAGAAGTAGTTGAAAATCCATCTAGCATGATAAAAGAATTATTAGAAAATTCATTAGATGCAAAGTCAACAAATATAATAATAGAAGTTTTAAATGGAGGAACTTATGTAAAAATATCTGATAATGGTGTAGGTATGGGTAAAGATGATGTTCTTTTAAGTATAGAAAGACATGCAACATCTAAAATATTTAAAAAAGAAGATATTTTTAATTTAAGTACCTATGGATTTAGAGGTGAGGCATTAGCTTCTATTGCATCTGTTTCAAAACTTTCGATTTCAAGTAAACAAGCTGATGATAAAATGGGGACTATATTAAATTCTTATGCAGGAGTTGTTAGAAAATATGAAGATATTTCAAGAAGTAATGGTACAGAAATTGAAATAAGAGATCTTTTCTATAATCTACCAGCAAGAAAAAAGTTTCTTAGAAAAGATTCTACAGAAAATAATAAAATTAAAGATATAGTTTTAAAGGAAGCCTTAGCTAATTCTAATGTTTCAATTACTTTATACATAGATGGTAAACAAAGTTTGAAAACTAGTGGAACTAATATGGAAACTACAATATTTGAACTTTTTGGGAAAAATGTATTAAAAAATCTAACTAAGTTTAAATACGGATATTTGTGTAATGTTGAAATATTGAGATCATCAAAAGAATATATATTTACTTATGTTAATGGGAGATATGTTAAATCAAATGTTATAGAAAGAGCAGTTATTGATGCATATTACACTAAATTAATGAAAGGTAAATATCCTTTTGTTATTATTAACTATAATATTAACCCAAATGAAATAGATGTAAATGTACATCCTTCAAAGAAATTAGTTAAATTTTCTGATGAAAGAATAATATATAATGATATAAAAGGAAGCATTGATGATTTCTTTTATGAATATGATAGAAAAAATTGGCAACCAGTTTTAAAACCTAAATTTGATGACTTTAATAATTTAGATGATATACCTAAGAATCAAGTAAGTCTATTTAAAGATGAAGTAAATACTTTTAAAACTATTGAAGATGAAAGAAAAACAGAAATAGTTGAAGAAAATTCTGTTGAAATTATACCTAGTTATGAAGTTGAGGAAAATCTTAGTGTTAAAGAAAGGTTAATAGCAGAAAGTGATAATGAAGATAATCAGTATATGCAAGGTTTCTTTGAAAAAGGAAATGGTACTAATATTAAATATGATGTTTTAGGTCAAATATTTAATACATATATACTTGTAAATAGAAATGATACACTTGAAATATATGATCAACATATAATACATGAAAGATTACTTTATGAAGAATTAATGGATTCATATAAGAAAAAGGAATTTAGTTCACAGTTATTACTTATGCCAGATATTATGGAGCTTATTCCTCAAGATAAAGATTTAGTTATAACTCATTTAGATGTATTTAATGAATTTGGATTTGAAATAGATGAAATATCAGATAAAAAAATAGCTATACGTGCAGTACCTAATTTTAATTTTAGAGAAAGTATAGAAAATATAATCTATAAAATAATTGAAGATTTGAAAAATAAGGATAAAGTTGGAGATATCAGAGAAAAAATATTAATATCAATGTCATGTAAAGGAGCTATTAAAGCTGGTCAAAAACTTACAATGGATGAAATGCAGAATATGGTTAGAAGATTACATGAAGTTGGAAAATATACTTGTCCTCATGGTAGACCCATAATTACAAAAATAACAAAATATGATTTAGATAAAATGTTTGGTAGAGTAAAATAAATATTCTTGACAATTTCATTTATCTATGTATATAATCATTAATGATTGAGAAGGAATAATATGGTTAAAATTAATATAATTTGTATAGGGAAAATTAAAGAAAAATATATTGAAGAAGGAATAAATGAATTTAAGAAAAGACTTTCAAAATATATAAAACTTAATATAATAGAATTAAAAGAAGAAAATGATGATAATATTAAGGTAAGTATTGAAAGAGAAAGTGGTTACATTTTAGATTCCATATCTAAGAATAAAGGATATAATATTTTGCTAGATCTTAGGGGGAAAAATATATTTAGTCCTGAATTATCAGAAAAAATATTTGGATTAACTTTAACAACAAGTACTATTAATTTAATAATAGGTGGTTCAAATGGAGTAAGTGATAATGTAAGGCAGGAAATGGATTTTTTACTTTGTTTTTCTAAAATGACCTTCCCACATCAATTAATGAGATTGATATTACTAGAACAAATCTATAGAGCTGTATGTATTCATAATAATATAAAGTATCATAAATAGGAGGAAAAATGTATACAATAGAAGATGAATTTGAATATGAAATTGATGGGAGTATTGAATACTTTACATGTATAGCTGAACATACATACTTAGGTGTAGAATACTTAATTTGTGAAAGTGAAGATGGAACAAGAAGAGTTTTCTATTATGATAATGATATGACAGATGAAAAATTAAATTTAATAGATGATGAAGAGGAAGAAGAAACAATTTTAGATAATTATCAAGAAGAGTTATATAAATCAGAAGAAAAATCTTTTGAGTATTGGGAAGATAATGATTACACTTCTGATTATGAAGGATTTGATAATGATACAGACTTAGATGATGAAGAACATTTAGGTGATGATGAAATGGTATTTTTAGATGATTATGAAGAAGATGAAGAATTAGATGAGTTTTTAGATGACTTATTTGATGATGAATTTGAGGATAAAGATTAATGGAAATAGAGTTTTTAAACTTATTAGATAACGAAAGATCTGTTCATAATATAGAATGTTTAATGAAAGAAAATAAATATAAGTTTTCTATAGAAAAAGATGAATATGAAATAAGCATATTTGATAATGAATTACATATATCAAGAATGGGTGAAATATCATATATTAATAAACATAAAAAAGGTAAAATAACAAAATCTAATATGAGTTTAAAAGATATGTCTTTTGATGTATATATAGTAACTACAAAATTAGATATAGATGATAAAAATATAAATTTGATGTATAATATGTATACTGATAGAAATGCTATTAATTTGATTTCAAGTTTTGATATAAAAATTAAATTTTAGGAGAGGAAGAGTTTATGGAAAATAAGGAAACAGTGGTAAATGAAAGCCATGTAATGAAAGAAAAAAGTAAAAAAGTAGAAGAATTAAGACTATCAGGAATAGAGCCTTATGGAAGAAAATTTGATAAGAAACATGAAATATCAGAAATC
Coding sequences:
- the mutL gene encoding DNA mismatch repair endonuclease MutL, translating into MAKIKILDESISNIIAAGEVVENPSSMIKELLENSLDAKSTNIIIEVLNGGTYVKISDNGVGMGKDDVLLSIERHATSKIFKKEDIFNLSTYGFRGEALASIASVSKLSISSKQADDKMGTILNSYAGVVRKYEDISRSNGTEIEIRDLFYNLPARKKFLRKDSTENNKIKDIVLKEALANSNVSITLYIDGKQSLKTSGTNMETTIFELFGKNVLKNLTKFKYGYLCNVEILRSSKEYIFTYVNGRYVKSNVIERAVIDAYYTKLMKGKYPFVIINYNINPNEIDVNVHPSKKLVKFSDERIIYNDIKGSIDDFFYEYDRKNWQPVLKPKFDDFNNLDDIPKNQVSLFKDEVNTFKTIEDERKTEIVEENSVEIIPSYEVEENLSVKERLIAESDNEDNQYMQGFFEKGNGTNIKYDVLGQIFNTYILVNRNDTLEIYDQHIIHERLLYEELMDSYKKKEFSSQLLLMPDIMELIPQDKDLVITHLDVFNEFGFEIDEISDKKIAIRAVPNFNFRESIENIIYKIIEDLKNKDKVGDIREKILISMSCKGAIKAGQKLTMDEMQNMVRRLHEVGKYTCPHGRPIITKITKYDLDKMFGRVK
- the aspS gene encoding aspartate--tRNA ligase translates to MYRTHKLNELRISNVGNTVKVSGWVDKVRDLGHFVFIDLRDRYGITQILVNENSPKEVLEKAKKLKNEYVIEVNGTVSERSSKNPNLETGDIEVLALDINVLSESKPLPFEISENNLNENIRLTYRYLDLRRKRMLNNIKKRNDMLFSIREFMNNEGFLDIDTPILGKATPEGARDFIVPSRIQKGDFYALPQSPQLFKQTLMVAGMDKYYQLAKCFRDEDLRGDRQFEFTQLDLEMSFIHQEDILELVERLAKKVFKDVTGEEKNEKFERITYDYAMNNYGSDKPDLRFDMKIKNISDVVNGKGFVVFDEAIANGGSVRALVCEDKEFSRKKIKDLEDFVKVYYKAKGLAYIKKLEDGSINSPISKFFDEETMNNIVNSLEMKNGEIAFILSDKNKLVLDALGALRLKLGDELGLINKDEFKFLWVVDFPMFEYSEEEGRYLAQHHPFTSLKKEDVQYLYSGELEKIKSESYDLVLNGYEIGGGSIRIHDSQLQSKVFDTLGLSKEEQLDKFGFFLETLSYGVPPHGGLAFGIDRWLMAMLKENSIKEVIPFPKTNKGQDLLTGAPADIDRAQLENELKLQKINEDK
- a CDS encoding DUF1934 family protein, coding for MEIEFLNLLDNERSVHNIECLMKENKYKFSIEKDEYEISIFDNELHISRMGEISYINKHKKGKITKSNMSLKDMSFDVYIVTTKLDIDDKNINLMYNMYTDRNAINLISSFDIKIKF
- a CDS encoding 23S rRNA (pseudouridine(1915)-N(3))-methyltransferase RlmH, with amino-acid sequence MVKINIICIGKIKEKYIEEGINEFKKRLSKYIKLNIIELKEENDDNIKVSIERESGYILDSISKNKGYNILLDLRGKNIFSPELSEKIFGLTLTTSTINLIIGGSNGVSDNVRQEMDFLLCFSKMTFPHQLMRLILLEQIYRAVCIHNNIKYHK